The following coding sequences lie in one Populus trichocarpa isolate Nisqually-1 chromosome 14, P.trichocarpa_v4.1, whole genome shotgun sequence genomic window:
- the LOC7457961 gene encoding BTB/POZ domain-containing protein At1g03010 isoform X1: MGVVTVGELKPSISGKRAFRPSSSIRHATECPASIILPSCRPISDVSSDLTVEVGAANFALHKFPLVSRSGRIRKLLLEAKDSKISRINIPAVPGGPEAFELAAKFCYGVNVEITQSNVAMLCCAAHFLEMTEDFAEKNLEARAEAYLKEMVLPNISSSISVIHRCETLLPISEEINLVSRLINAIASNACKEQLTSGLLKLDHNFPAKSMPHMEPETPSDWWGKSLAVLSLDFFQRVLSAVKSKGLKQDMISKILINYAHNSLQGLVGRDPQLVKGSLLDLELQKKQRVIVEAIVSLLPTQSRKCPVPMAFLSSLLKTAIASSATTSCRSDLERRIGLQLDQAILEDILIPANSHGNNHCTMYDTDSILRIFSIFLNLDDEDDDEDNNLRDESEMVYDFDSPGSPKQSSILKVSKLLDNFLAEVALDSNLLPSKFIALAELLPDHARIVGDGLYRAVDIFLKVHPNIKDSERYRLCKTIDCQKLSQEACSHAAQNERLPVQMAVQVLYFEQIRLRNAMNGGHNQLFFGALNGQFPQRSGSGAGSGAISPRDNYASVRRENRELKLEVARMRMRLTDLEKDHVSMKQELVRTHPANKLFKSFTKKLSKLNTLFRINGLKPLGGKANSETRFLFQKRRRHSVS; encoded by the exons ATGGGTGTGGTTACAGTAGGTGAACTGAAGCCAAGTATATCAGGGAAGAGAGCATTTCGTCCAAGCTCAAGTATAAGGCATGCTACTGAATG TCCCGCTTCAATCATTCTACCGTCTTGCAGGCCAATTTCGGATGTTTCTAGTGATCTTACAGTCGAAGTAGGAGCTGCAAACTTTGCACTTCACAAG TTTCCTCTGGTTTCTCGAAGTGGAAGAATCCGTAAACTGTTGCTAGAAGCGAAAGACTCAAAGATCTCGCGCATAAATATCCCTGCTGTACCTGGTGGACCAGAGGCCTTCGAGCTTGCTGCAAAGTTCTGCTATGGAGTGAATGTTGAGATTACACAATCAAATGTTGCTATGTTATGTTGTGCTGCCCATTTTCTGGAAATGACAGAAGATTTCGCAGAGAAGAACTTGGAAGCCCGAGCTGAAGCATATCTGAAGGAGATGGTGCTTCCAAACATATCAAGTTCAATTTCGGTTATTCACCGTTGTGAAACTCTATTGCCCATTTCGGAAGAGATCAACCTGGTCAGTAGACTTATCAATGCAATTGCAAGCAATGCATGCAAAGAGCAGCTGACCTCTGGCTTGTTAAAGCTTGATCACAACTTCCCTGCAAAAAGTATGCCACATATGGAACCAGAAACACCATCAGACTGGTGGGGAAAATCACTAGCAGTGCTGAGTCTTGATTTCTTCCAAAGAGTATTATCCGCAGTAAAATCAAAGGGTCTAAAACAGGATATGATTAGCAAAATTTTGATAAACTACGCCCATAATTCTCTTCAAGGCCTTGTTGGCAGGGACCCTCAATTGGTTAAGGGAAGTCTCTTGGATTTGGAGTTGCAGAAGAAACAAAGAGTCATTGTTGAAGCAATAGTTAGCTTACTACCAACCCAATCAAGAAAGTGTCCAGTTCCAATGgcttttctttcaagtttattaaaaactGCTATAGCGTCATCAGCAACTACTTCTTGCAGATCTGATTTGGAGAGGAGGATTGGTCTTCAACTAGATCAGGCAATTCTTGAGGACATCCTAATACCAGCAAATTCACATGGAAACAACCACTGCACCATGTACGATACTGATTCGATCTTGAGGATCTTCTCTATCTTTCTAAACTtggatgatgaggatgatgatgaagacAACAACTTACGGGATGAAAGTGAGATGGTTTATGATTTTGACAGCCCTGGTTCTCCTAAACAGAGCTCAATTCTAAAGGTATCAAAGCTACTGGATAATTTTCTTGCAGAAGTTGCTCTAGACTCGAACTTGCTGCCATCAAAGTTTATAGCATTAGCGGAACTACTTCCAGACCATGCTCGTATTGTTGGTGATGGATTGTACAGAGCTGTGGATATCTTCCTCAAG GTTCATCCAAACATTAAAGATTCTGAACGCTACAGACTCTGCAAGACCATCGATTGCCAGAAATTATCTCAAGAAGCCTGCAGCCATGCTGCACAAAATGAGAGGTTACCTGTACAGATGGCAGTCCAAGTGCTATACTTTGAACAGATCAGGCTCCGAAATGCAATGAACGGGGGACACAACCAGTTATTCTTTGGTGCATTAAATGGTCAATTCCCTCAACGTTCAGGCAGTGGTGCAGGAAGTGGAGCCATCTCTCCAAGAGATAATTATGCATCGGTTAGAAGAGAGAACCGAGAGCTGAAGCTTGAAGTAGCAAGAATGAGAATGAGGCTGACTGATCTCGAGAAGGACCATGTGTCCATGAAACAGGAGCTGGTAAGGACTCACCCTGCAAACAAGTTGTTCAAATCATTCACCAAAAAATTAAGCAAGCTTAACACCCTATTTCGAATCAATGGTCTTAAGCCCCTAGGGGGCAAGGCTAATTCAGAAACAAGGTTCTTATTCCAGAAGAGAAGGCGTCACTCGGTTTCATGA
- the LOC7457961 gene encoding BTB/POZ domain-containing protein At1g03010 isoform X2, with protein MGVVTVGELKPSISGKRAFRPSSSIRHATEWPISDVSSDLTVEVGAANFALHKFPLVSRSGRIRKLLLEAKDSKISRINIPAVPGGPEAFELAAKFCYGVNVEITQSNVAMLCCAAHFLEMTEDFAEKNLEARAEAYLKEMVLPNISSSISVIHRCETLLPISEEINLVSRLINAIASNACKEQLTSGLLKLDHNFPAKSMPHMEPETPSDWWGKSLAVLSLDFFQRVLSAVKSKGLKQDMISKILINYAHNSLQGLVGRDPQLVKGSLLDLELQKKQRVIVEAIVSLLPTQSRKCPVPMAFLSSLLKTAIASSATTSCRSDLERRIGLQLDQAILEDILIPANSHGNNHCTMYDTDSILRIFSIFLNLDDEDDDEDNNLRDESEMVYDFDSPGSPKQSSILKVSKLLDNFLAEVALDSNLLPSKFIALAELLPDHARIVGDGLYRAVDIFLKVHPNIKDSERYRLCKTIDCQKLSQEACSHAAQNERLPVQMAVQVLYFEQIRLRNAMNGGHNQLFFGALNGQFPQRSGSGAGSGAISPRDNYASVRRENRELKLEVARMRMRLTDLEKDHVSMKQELVRTHPANKLFKSFTKKLSKLNTLFRINGLKPLGGKANSETRFLFQKRRRHSVS; from the exons ATGGGTGTGGTTACAGTAGGTGAACTGAAGCCAAGTATATCAGGGAAGAGAGCATTTCGTCCAAGCTCAAGTATAAGGCATGCTACTGAATG GCCAATTTCGGATGTTTCTAGTGATCTTACAGTCGAAGTAGGAGCTGCAAACTTTGCACTTCACAAG TTTCCTCTGGTTTCTCGAAGTGGAAGAATCCGTAAACTGTTGCTAGAAGCGAAAGACTCAAAGATCTCGCGCATAAATATCCCTGCTGTACCTGGTGGACCAGAGGCCTTCGAGCTTGCTGCAAAGTTCTGCTATGGAGTGAATGTTGAGATTACACAATCAAATGTTGCTATGTTATGTTGTGCTGCCCATTTTCTGGAAATGACAGAAGATTTCGCAGAGAAGAACTTGGAAGCCCGAGCTGAAGCATATCTGAAGGAGATGGTGCTTCCAAACATATCAAGTTCAATTTCGGTTATTCACCGTTGTGAAACTCTATTGCCCATTTCGGAAGAGATCAACCTGGTCAGTAGACTTATCAATGCAATTGCAAGCAATGCATGCAAAGAGCAGCTGACCTCTGGCTTGTTAAAGCTTGATCACAACTTCCCTGCAAAAAGTATGCCACATATGGAACCAGAAACACCATCAGACTGGTGGGGAAAATCACTAGCAGTGCTGAGTCTTGATTTCTTCCAAAGAGTATTATCCGCAGTAAAATCAAAGGGTCTAAAACAGGATATGATTAGCAAAATTTTGATAAACTACGCCCATAATTCTCTTCAAGGCCTTGTTGGCAGGGACCCTCAATTGGTTAAGGGAAGTCTCTTGGATTTGGAGTTGCAGAAGAAACAAAGAGTCATTGTTGAAGCAATAGTTAGCTTACTACCAACCCAATCAAGAAAGTGTCCAGTTCCAATGgcttttctttcaagtttattaaaaactGCTATAGCGTCATCAGCAACTACTTCTTGCAGATCTGATTTGGAGAGGAGGATTGGTCTTCAACTAGATCAGGCAATTCTTGAGGACATCCTAATACCAGCAAATTCACATGGAAACAACCACTGCACCATGTACGATACTGATTCGATCTTGAGGATCTTCTCTATCTTTCTAAACTtggatgatgaggatgatgatgaagacAACAACTTACGGGATGAAAGTGAGATGGTTTATGATTTTGACAGCCCTGGTTCTCCTAAACAGAGCTCAATTCTAAAGGTATCAAAGCTACTGGATAATTTTCTTGCAGAAGTTGCTCTAGACTCGAACTTGCTGCCATCAAAGTTTATAGCATTAGCGGAACTACTTCCAGACCATGCTCGTATTGTTGGTGATGGATTGTACAGAGCTGTGGATATCTTCCTCAAG GTTCATCCAAACATTAAAGATTCTGAACGCTACAGACTCTGCAAGACCATCGATTGCCAGAAATTATCTCAAGAAGCCTGCAGCCATGCTGCACAAAATGAGAGGTTACCTGTACAGATGGCAGTCCAAGTGCTATACTTTGAACAGATCAGGCTCCGAAATGCAATGAACGGGGGACACAACCAGTTATTCTTTGGTGCATTAAATGGTCAATTCCCTCAACGTTCAGGCAGTGGTGCAGGAAGTGGAGCCATCTCTCCAAGAGATAATTATGCATCGGTTAGAAGAGAGAACCGAGAGCTGAAGCTTGAAGTAGCAAGAATGAGAATGAGGCTGACTGATCTCGAGAAGGACCATGTGTCCATGAAACAGGAGCTGGTAAGGACTCACCCTGCAAACAAGTTGTTCAAATCATTCACCAAAAAATTAAGCAAGCTTAACACCCTATTTCGAATCAATGGTCTTAAGCCCCTAGGGGGCAAGGCTAATTCAGAAACAAGGTTCTTATTCCAGAAGAGAAGGCGTCACTCGGTTTCATGA
- the LOC7457961 gene encoding BTB/POZ domain-containing protein At1g03010 isoform X3 has translation MGVQPYGRSSYMVSKLLAPTNVPISDVSSDLTVEVGAANFALHKFPLVSRSGRIRKLLLEAKDSKISRINIPAVPGGPEAFELAAKFCYGVNVEITQSNVAMLCCAAHFLEMTEDFAEKNLEARAEAYLKEMVLPNISSSISVIHRCETLLPISEEINLVSRLINAIASNACKEQLTSGLLKLDHNFPAKSMPHMEPETPSDWWGKSLAVLSLDFFQRVLSAVKSKGLKQDMISKILINYAHNSLQGLVGRDPQLVKGSLLDLELQKKQRVIVEAIVSLLPTQSRKCPVPMAFLSSLLKTAIASSATTSCRSDLERRIGLQLDQAILEDILIPANSHGNNHCTMYDTDSILRIFSIFLNLDDEDDDEDNNLRDESEMVYDFDSPGSPKQSSILKVSKLLDNFLAEVALDSNLLPSKFIALAELLPDHARIVGDGLYRAVDIFLKVHPNIKDSERYRLCKTIDCQKLSQEACSHAAQNERLPVQMAVQVLYFEQIRLRNAMNGGHNQLFFGALNGQFPQRSGSGAGSGAISPRDNYASVRRENRELKLEVARMRMRLTDLEKDHVSMKQELVRTHPANKLFKSFTKKLSKLNTLFRINGLKPLGGKANSETRFLFQKRRRHSVS, from the exons atgGGAGTTCAGCCCTATGGTAGAAGCTCTTACATGGTCTCTAAATTATTGGCACCGACAAACGT GCCAATTTCGGATGTTTCTAGTGATCTTACAGTCGAAGTAGGAGCTGCAAACTTTGCACTTCACAAG TTTCCTCTGGTTTCTCGAAGTGGAAGAATCCGTAAACTGTTGCTAGAAGCGAAAGACTCAAAGATCTCGCGCATAAATATCCCTGCTGTACCTGGTGGACCAGAGGCCTTCGAGCTTGCTGCAAAGTTCTGCTATGGAGTGAATGTTGAGATTACACAATCAAATGTTGCTATGTTATGTTGTGCTGCCCATTTTCTGGAAATGACAGAAGATTTCGCAGAGAAGAACTTGGAAGCCCGAGCTGAAGCATATCTGAAGGAGATGGTGCTTCCAAACATATCAAGTTCAATTTCGGTTATTCACCGTTGTGAAACTCTATTGCCCATTTCGGAAGAGATCAACCTGGTCAGTAGACTTATCAATGCAATTGCAAGCAATGCATGCAAAGAGCAGCTGACCTCTGGCTTGTTAAAGCTTGATCACAACTTCCCTGCAAAAAGTATGCCACATATGGAACCAGAAACACCATCAGACTGGTGGGGAAAATCACTAGCAGTGCTGAGTCTTGATTTCTTCCAAAGAGTATTATCCGCAGTAAAATCAAAGGGTCTAAAACAGGATATGATTAGCAAAATTTTGATAAACTACGCCCATAATTCTCTTCAAGGCCTTGTTGGCAGGGACCCTCAATTGGTTAAGGGAAGTCTCTTGGATTTGGAGTTGCAGAAGAAACAAAGAGTCATTGTTGAAGCAATAGTTAGCTTACTACCAACCCAATCAAGAAAGTGTCCAGTTCCAATGgcttttctttcaagtttattaaaaactGCTATAGCGTCATCAGCAACTACTTCTTGCAGATCTGATTTGGAGAGGAGGATTGGTCTTCAACTAGATCAGGCAATTCTTGAGGACATCCTAATACCAGCAAATTCACATGGAAACAACCACTGCACCATGTACGATACTGATTCGATCTTGAGGATCTTCTCTATCTTTCTAAACTtggatgatgaggatgatgatgaagacAACAACTTACGGGATGAAAGTGAGATGGTTTATGATTTTGACAGCCCTGGTTCTCCTAAACAGAGCTCAATTCTAAAGGTATCAAAGCTACTGGATAATTTTCTTGCAGAAGTTGCTCTAGACTCGAACTTGCTGCCATCAAAGTTTATAGCATTAGCGGAACTACTTCCAGACCATGCTCGTATTGTTGGTGATGGATTGTACAGAGCTGTGGATATCTTCCTCAAG GTTCATCCAAACATTAAAGATTCTGAACGCTACAGACTCTGCAAGACCATCGATTGCCAGAAATTATCTCAAGAAGCCTGCAGCCATGCTGCACAAAATGAGAGGTTACCTGTACAGATGGCAGTCCAAGTGCTATACTTTGAACAGATCAGGCTCCGAAATGCAATGAACGGGGGACACAACCAGTTATTCTTTGGTGCATTAAATGGTCAATTCCCTCAACGTTCAGGCAGTGGTGCAGGAAGTGGAGCCATCTCTCCAAGAGATAATTATGCATCGGTTAGAAGAGAGAACCGAGAGCTGAAGCTTGAAGTAGCAAGAATGAGAATGAGGCTGACTGATCTCGAGAAGGACCATGTGTCCATGAAACAGGAGCTGGTAAGGACTCACCCTGCAAACAAGTTGTTCAAATCATTCACCAAAAAATTAAGCAAGCTTAACACCCTATTTCGAATCAATGGTCTTAAGCCCCTAGGGGGCAAGGCTAATTCAGAAACAAGGTTCTTATTCCAGAAGAGAAGGCGTCACTCGGTTTCATGA